In a genomic window of Mycolicibacterium neoaurum VKM Ac-1815D:
- a CDS encoding Rieske 2Fe-2S domain-containing protein, with translation MAKPPLSMKPTGWFQVAWSDEVGVGDVHAMKYFDQELIAWRSESGQVTVMDAYCEHLGAHLGYGGTVHGEVLQCPFHGWQWNQQGRNVCIPYENRPNRGRRIKTYPVTERNASIYIWHDIDDREPFFDAPDVFASFGDGSSEADYYPQQRLFEPGREMHPQYVLENGVDFAHFKYVHGTPINPIFTRHDFDDPVSYVDFTITFEGDDGQRIEDINSGVEAINGGLGIAVTKSWGMIDNRTISAITPVDERTSDIRFMVYIGRPKAQVRNPERARVKAEEFGAEVIRQFRQDIHIWSHQRYSDPPALASSELEGFTAIRNWALKFYPDGKGGSAADLAARATH, from the coding sequence ATGGCCAAGCCGCCCCTTTCCATGAAGCCCACCGGCTGGTTCCAGGTCGCCTGGTCCGATGAGGTCGGCGTCGGAGATGTCCACGCCATGAAGTACTTCGATCAAGAGTTGATCGCCTGGCGCTCCGAGTCGGGTCAGGTCACCGTGATGGACGCCTACTGCGAACATCTGGGCGCGCACCTCGGATACGGCGGCACCGTCCACGGCGAAGTGCTGCAATGTCCCTTCCACGGGTGGCAGTGGAATCAGCAGGGCCGCAACGTCTGCATCCCGTACGAGAACCGACCGAACCGCGGGCGTCGCATCAAGACCTACCCGGTGACCGAGCGCAACGCATCGATCTACATCTGGCACGACATCGACGACCGCGAACCGTTCTTCGACGCCCCCGACGTGTTCGCCAGTTTCGGCGACGGCAGCAGCGAAGCCGACTACTACCCGCAGCAGCGACTATTCGAGCCGGGGCGCGAGATGCATCCGCAGTACGTGTTGGAAAACGGCGTGGATTTCGCCCATTTCAAGTACGTGCACGGCACGCCCATCAATCCCATCTTCACCCGACACGACTTCGACGACCCGGTGTCCTACGTCGATTTCACCATCACGTTCGAGGGTGATGACGGGCAGCGGATCGAGGACATCAACAGCGGCGTCGAGGCGATCAACGGCGGTCTTGGCATCGCGGTGACCAAGAGTTGGGGAATGATCGACAACCGCACCATCTCGGCCATCACCCCGGTCGACGAGCGCACCTCCGACATCCGCTTCATGGTCTACATCGGACGACCGAAAGCGCAGGTGCGCAACCCGGAGCGCGCCCGCGTCAAGGCCGAGGAGTTCGGCGCCGAAGTCATCCGGCAGTTCCGCCAGGACATTCACATCTGGTCCCATCAGCGTTATTCCGATCCGCCCGCGCTGGCCAGTTCAGAACTCGAAGGATTCACCGCGATCCGCAACTGGGCGCTGAAGTTCTACCCGGATGGCAAGGGCGGCAGTGCCGCCGACCTGGCTGCCCGAGCCACCCACTGA
- a CDS encoding NAD(P)H-dependent amine dehydrogenase family protein → MAIKVFQVATGNVGSEMIKRIADQPDLELIGVHCYSPDKIGKDAGELAGIAPNGVIATGTVEEIIAAKPDVLTFHGVFPDEDLYVKVLEAGINIVTTADWITGFHRDTNHPHHSGKPVTQLLQEACERGGATFYGTGMNPGVNQILGVMCSADVAEIENVTTIESVDVSCHHSKDTWIEVGYGQPVDDPSIPDKLRKYTEVFADSVYMMADCFGLELDEVKFEYELGACTKDVDLGWYQLPKGSLGGNYIKYVGTVDGVPRVETHLEWQMTPHTDPSWDIKGCYITQIKGDPNIYNKHMIFPKPGVDLSNPDNFASIGMTVTGMPALHSIRSVVAAKPGIITSADLPLRGFAGRFKL, encoded by the coding sequence ATGGCAATCAAGGTTTTCCAGGTCGCGACCGGCAACGTCGGCTCCGAGATGATCAAACGGATCGCGGATCAGCCGGATCTCGAACTCATCGGTGTGCATTGCTATTCGCCGGACAAGATCGGCAAAGATGCCGGCGAACTGGCCGGGATTGCCCCCAACGGCGTGATCGCCACCGGCACCGTCGAGGAGATCATCGCCGCCAAGCCCGACGTGCTGACCTTCCACGGCGTGTTCCCCGACGAGGATCTGTACGTCAAAGTCCTTGAGGCCGGGATCAACATCGTCACCACCGCCGACTGGATCACCGGGTTCCACCGCGACACCAATCACCCGCACCACTCCGGTAAGCCCGTCACCCAGCTGCTCCAGGAGGCCTGCGAGAGGGGTGGCGCGACGTTCTACGGCACCGGAATGAATCCTGGGGTGAACCAGATTCTCGGCGTGATGTGCTCGGCCGATGTCGCCGAGATCGAGAACGTCACCACCATCGAATCCGTCGACGTGTCATGCCATCACTCGAAGGACACCTGGATCGAGGTCGGCTATGGGCAACCCGTCGACGATCCCTCGATCCCGGACAAGCTGCGCAAGTACACCGAGGTGTTCGCCGACTCGGTGTACATGATGGCCGACTGTTTCGGACTCGAGCTCGACGAGGTGAAGTTCGAATACGAGCTGGGCGCGTGCACCAAGGATGTCGACCTGGGCTGGTACCAGCTACCCAAGGGCTCCCTCGGTGGCAACTACATCAAGTACGTCGGCACGGTCGACGGCGTGCCGCGGGTCGAGACCCACCTGGAATGGCAGATGACCCCGCACACCGACCCCAGCTGGGATATCAAGGGCTGCTACATCACTCAGATCAAGGGCGACCCGAACATCTACAACAAGCACATGATCTTCCCCAAGCCCGGCGTCGACCTGTCGAACCCGGACAACTTCGCCTCCATCGGCATGACGGTCACGGGCATGCCGGCCTTGCACTCCATCAGGTCGGTGGTCGCGGCCAAACCCGGCATCATCACCAGTGCCGACCTCCCGCTGCGTGGCTTCGCCGGCCGCTTCAAGCTCTAG
- a CDS encoding GGDEF domain-containing protein produces the protein MPSRVDLLPTAGRWHQWGAAAYLAMLALYAGAATSQGTGSSGLHRLYVMLGAAAVIAVAALVIGHLLGCGRRRALLLGWPIAALVTTTVAGLLAPAATRDLPGTITITFAYAGLTNPPRRSLLLLPFGVLAFIVGGEHTLPAAIPRVAAAAVMWVLIAEVPAWLIARLDQQSRQLRVIAQTDALTGLLDRTTLAPRLDAHSADSAVLLIDLDGFKRYNDAHGHHAGDEVLVRFADTLRTSIRFGDIGFRIGGDEFLAILVGADEDEAQRVIDRIRSRWSVTGEPVSFSAGIATGTTDLLKLADERMYQQKRLRREQRD, from the coding sequence ATGCCGTCGCGGGTGGACCTGCTGCCGACCGCCGGACGCTGGCATCAGTGGGGAGCGGCGGCCTATCTGGCCATGCTCGCGCTCTATGCCGGGGCCGCGACGTCGCAGGGGACGGGCTCCTCGGGTTTGCACCGGCTCTACGTCATGCTGGGCGCGGCGGCTGTCATCGCCGTCGCGGCCCTCGTCATCGGCCACCTACTCGGCTGCGGACGTCGCCGTGCGCTGCTACTCGGCTGGCCGATCGCGGCGCTGGTCACGACGACGGTGGCCGGCCTGCTCGCCCCGGCCGCCACGCGTGATCTTCCCGGCACCATCACCATCACCTTCGCCTATGCGGGGCTGACAAATCCGCCTCGGCGGTCGTTGCTCCTGTTGCCCTTCGGTGTGCTCGCCTTCATCGTCGGTGGCGAACACACCCTCCCCGCCGCGATACCGAGGGTCGCCGCCGCGGCCGTGATGTGGGTGCTCATCGCCGAAGTGCCGGCGTGGCTGATCGCGCGCCTCGACCAGCAGAGCAGGCAGCTGCGCGTGATCGCCCAGACCGACGCCTTGACCGGCTTGCTCGACCGGACCACGCTGGCACCGCGATTGGACGCCCACAGCGCTGATTCAGCGGTATTGCTGATCGACCTCGACGGTTTCAAGCGCTACAACGATGCCCACGGGCACCACGCCGGTGACGAGGTGCTGGTGCGATTCGCCGATACCCTGCGCACATCGATCCGTTTCGGCGACATCGGTTTTCGGATTGGTGGCGATGAATTCCTGGCCATCCTCGTCGGCGCCGATGAGGATGAGGCCCAGCGGGTGATCGATCGCATCCGGAGTCGATGGTCGGTGACCGGAGAGCCGGTGTCTTTCAGCGCCGGTATCGCGACAGGGACGACCGATCTGCTCAAGCTCGCCGATGAGCGGATGTATCAACAGAAGCGGCTGCGCCGGGAGCAGCGCGACTGA
- a CDS encoding SDR family oxidoreductase — MTRQPYELPLPDLTGRRAVVTGASDGIGQGIATRLAGAGAEVVMPVRNPVKGEAAAAAIRSRHPAARLRLESVDLASLASVRALGERLCGEGAPIHLLINNAGVMTPPRRERTLDGFELQFGTNHLGHFALTGALLPLLKAGRARVTSQTSVAARGGKINWTDPNWELTYDAMSAYRQSKIACGLFGVELATRSTAAGWGLSSTISHPGVAPTSLLAARPEMGRTEDTTQVRLIRWLSAHGLLVGTVQTAQLPALMAATASDPGEFYGPRWPGNAGGPPGAQKLWEPLRDRAAADRLWDLSERLTGVRFG, encoded by the coding sequence ATGACCCGTCAACCATACGAACTGCCACTCCCCGACCTGACCGGACGCCGTGCCGTCGTGACCGGCGCCAGCGACGGTATCGGACAGGGCATCGCCACCCGACTGGCCGGCGCCGGAGCGGAGGTGGTCATGCCCGTCCGCAATCCCGTGAAGGGTGAGGCGGCCGCGGCCGCCATTCGATCCCGGCACCCGGCGGCGCGATTGCGGCTGGAATCCGTCGACCTCGCCTCGCTGGCCTCGGTGCGCGCACTCGGCGAAAGGCTGTGCGGCGAGGGTGCTCCGATCCATCTACTGATCAACAATGCCGGGGTGATGACGCCACCGCGGCGCGAGCGCACCCTCGACGGATTCGAATTGCAGTTCGGCACCAACCACCTCGGCCACTTCGCCCTCACCGGCGCACTGCTGCCATTGCTGAAGGCTGGCCGGGCGCGCGTCACCTCGCAAACCAGCGTCGCCGCACGCGGCGGCAAGATCAACTGGACCGACCCCAACTGGGAGCTGACCTACGATGCGATGTCCGCGTACCGGCAGTCCAAGATCGCCTGCGGGCTGTTCGGTGTGGAGCTGGCCACGCGCAGCACCGCGGCCGGCTGGGGGCTCAGCAGCACCATCTCTCATCCCGGCGTCGCCCCGACCAGCCTGCTGGCCGCCCGCCCGGAGATGGGCAGGACCGAGGACACCACCCAGGTTCGGCTCATCCGCTGGCTCTCGGCACACGGGCTACTCGTCGGCACTGTGCAGACCGCGCAGCTCCCGGCGCTGATGGCGGCGACTGCCTCCGATCCCGGCGAGTTCTACGGTCCCCGGTGGCCGGGGAACGCCGGCGGGCCGCCCGGTGCGCAGAAGCTGTGGGAACCCTTGCGCGACAGGGCCGCTGCGGACCGGTTATGGGATCTCTCTGAGCGGTTGACCGGAGTGCGGTTCGGCTGA
- a CDS encoding TetR/AcrR family transcriptional regulator: MTDTAETSMPARRPNRRGQATRENMLEAALNALASGDPASVSANRIAKDIGATWGAVQYQFGDADGFWAAVLHRTAQRRADVFASFGAEPVLSNRVANIIDTLFDGLDSPDSRAIENLRAALPRDHAELERLYPRTAAELYSWGQSWLEICRNAFEDLGADPERVREVATLIPGAMRGLVSERQLGSYSDLDLARRGLTNALVAYLEAEG, from the coding sequence ATGACCGATACGGCCGAGACCTCGATGCCGGCGCGACGCCCGAATCGGCGTGGCCAGGCGACCCGGGAAAACATGCTGGAGGCCGCGTTGAATGCGCTGGCCTCGGGTGACCCCGCATCGGTATCGGCCAACCGGATAGCCAAGGACATCGGCGCGACGTGGGGCGCCGTGCAGTACCAATTCGGCGACGCCGACGGCTTCTGGGCGGCCGTGCTGCATCGCACGGCACAACGCCGAGCCGATGTGTTCGCATCGTTCGGCGCGGAGCCCGTGTTGAGCAACCGCGTCGCCAACATCATCGACACCCTTTTCGACGGTCTGGACTCGCCGGATTCGCGGGCCATCGAGAACCTGCGCGCGGCGTTGCCGCGCGACCATGCCGAGCTGGAGCGGCTGTATCCGAGAACCGCGGCCGAGCTGTACTCCTGGGGTCAGTCGTGGTTGGAGATCTGCCGCAACGCATTTGAAGATCTCGGTGCCGACCCGGAACGCGTGCGCGAGGTCGCCACGCTGATCCCGGGAGCGATGCGCGGTCTGGTCTCGGAGCGCCAGCTCGGTTCCTACTCCGACCTGGATCTTGCGCGGCGCGGGCTGACCAACGCCCTGGTGGCGTACCTGGAAGCTGAAGGCTGA